TCTCAAAACGCCCTTCGCGCACAGCTGTTTCCAGCGCGCGTTGCGGCTCGCCTTTCTCACGGTCTTCCGGGGTGTAGAACATCGAGAAGTGCTTGCCGATGACTTCGTCCGGCGCATAACCCTTGATCCGCTGCGCGCCGGGGTTCCAGTTGGTCACGCGGCCCTCCGGGCTGAGCATGTAGATCGCGTAATCGGTGACGCCCTGCACCAGCAGGCGGAACTGCTGTTCGCTTTGCTTGAGGGTTTCCTCGGCCATCTTGCGGTCGGTCAGGTCGCGGGTGATCTTGGCAAACCCGAGCAATTGCCCGCTCGGGCTGAAAATCGGGTCGATCACCACGTGGCACCAGAAGTGCGTGCCGTCCTTGCGCACCCGCCAGCCTTCACCTTCGAACCGGCCTTCGCGGATCGCGGTATCCAGTGCCCGTTGCGGCATGCCGACAGCGCGATCTTCATCGGTGTAGAACCGCGAAAAGTGCTCGCCGAGAATCTCGGCTTCTTCATAACCCTTGAAGCGTTTGGCGCCGGAGTTCCAGCTGGTGATGATGCCGCCGGGGTCGATCATGTAGATCGCGTAATCGACCACCGCATCGATCAGCAGACGAAAGCGCATTTCTTCGATCGCAGCGGACTTCTTGTTCTCGCTCATCAGGCTTGGCTCAAAGCAGATTTTCAATAACAGGAGTATGCGTCAAACCGGCGGATTGAAAAGCTGCATCTGCATGATCGAGCTGCCACCAGCGTGGCAACAACTGTTTGATCCGGCTCTCGGCGAAGCGGTCGTCGATCAGCATGACCACGCCGCGATCCTGCTGGGTGCGGATCACCCGCCCGGCGGCCTGCACTACTTTCTGCACGCCGGGGAACAGATAGGTGTAGTCGTAGCCGGCACCGAAGATCGCCGCCATGCGCCGTTTCATCTGTTCGTTGACCGGGTTGAGCTGCGCCAGCCCCAGCGTGGCGACGAAGGCACCGATCAGCCGGGCGCCGGGCAAGTCGATGCCCTCGCCAAACGCGCCGCCGAGCACCGCAAATCCGATGCCCTGGCTGTGGGCCGTGAACTGATCGAGAAACGCCTGCCGCTGCCCTTCGGCCATGCCCCGCGATTGCTGCCAGCGCGTGATCTGCGGATGTCGCTCGGCGAGCAATTGCGCGACCTGTTGCAGGTAATCGAAGCTGCTGAAGAACGCCAGATAGTTGCCCGGGCGCTCGCCAAACTGGCGGGCGATCAGTTCGACAATCGGTTCCAGCGACGCCTGACGATGGGTGAAGCGGGTGGAAATCTGACTGATGATCCGCACCTGCAATTGTTCGGCGCTGAACGGCGATTCAACGTCGATCCACACCGTATCAGCCGGAGTGCCAAGCAAGTCGGCGTAATAATGGCGCGGGCTGAGCGTCGCGGAGAACAGCACGGTGCTGCGGGCCGCTTTCAGTCGCGGGCCGAGCAGCGCGGCCGGCACCACGTTGCGCAGGCACAGTTGCGACAACGGGCGTTTGCGGTCGAGGTCACGCTTGCTGATGTCGAACAGGTAATGCGCGTCGAACAACTCCGCGACCCGACCAAATTGCAGCATCTCGAAATAGACATTCTGCAAACTACTGTCGAGCCCCTGCGGATGGTCATTGAGGTAGTCGCCAATGCTCGCGGTGCACGACGTGATCGCTTGCAGCAGTTTTTCCGGCGCCTTGTCGTAGGCCTGATACGGCGCCAGTTGCGCGTTGTGCAGGGCGTTCCATTCACGGTTGACCCGCTGCAAGGGCTTTTTCAAGGCCTCGGGCGCGGTTTTGCGCACGCCATTGAAGATCGCCTGATCGAGTGTGGCGCTGTACATCTGCCGCCCGCGCTCGACCAGGTTGTGAGCCTCGTCCACCAGCACCGCGACCTTCCATTGATTGAGCTGGGCCAGGCCGAACAGCAGCGCGCTGAAATCGAAGTAATAGTTGTAGTCCGCCACCACCACATCGGCCCAGCGCGCCATTTCCTGGCTCAGGTAATAGGGGCACACCGAGTGTTGCGCGGCGACATCGCGGAGCGCTGCCTGATCCATCAATTGCAATCGGCTGGCGGCTTCTCGTGCGGCCGGCAGTCGATCGTAAAAGCCCTGGGCCAACGGGCAGGACTCGCCATGACAGGCCTTGTCGGGATGCTCGCAAGCCTTGTCCCGGGCGACCATTTCCAGCACCCGCAGTGGCAGGGTTGCGCTGCGATCGAACAACACTTGCGCGGCGTCCAGCGCCAGTTTGCGTCCCGGGGTCTTGGCGGTGAGGAAGTACACCTTGTCCAGTTGCTGCGGGGCCAGCGCCTTGAGCATCGGGAACAGCGTGCCAAGGGTCTTGCCGATGCCGGTGGGCGCCTGAGCCATCAGGCAGCGGCCGGTGCTGACGGCTTTGAACACCGACTCGGCGAGATGACGCTGGCCGGGGCGGAAATCGGCGTGGGGAAAGCTCAGTTGCTGTGCCGCGTGATTGCGCGCCTCACGGTGGGCCATTTCCTGCTCGGCCCATGCCAGGAACAAGCCGCACTGTTGTTCGAAGAATTCGCGCAAGGTTTCGGCGCTGAAGGCTTCGACCAGACAGGTTTCCTTCTCGCTGACGATATCGAAGTACACCAGCGCCAGATTGATTTGCTCAAGCTGCAATCGGCAGCACATCAGCCAGCCGTAGATCTTCGCCTGCGCCCAGTGCAGCGCGCGGTGGTTGGCCGGTTGCTTGCTCAGGTCGCCACGATAGGTTTTGACTTCCTCCAGGCAATTCTGCGTCGGATCGTAGCCGTCCGCCCTGCCCTTGACCTTCAACGTGCGGAATTCACCTTCCAGCGCGACTTCGCTCTGATAGTCGTCATTGCGACGCGAGGCAACGGTGCGGTGACCGGCAATGCCTTCCAGCGCAGTCGGTGACGGCGTGAAGCGCAGGTCGAGGTCGCCGCACTTCGCGGTGAATTCGCACAGCGCCCGCACCGCAATGCTGTAGCTCAAGCGCCCTGCTCCGCCCATTGCACGTAACACACGGCCACTGGCATTTGATGCGTATGGCAGAACTCCAGCCAGCGCAATTGATTGTCTTGCAAGCGGTCGCCGGGGCCTTTGACTTCGATCATCCGGTAGGTTTTGTGCTGCGGCCAGAACTGGATCAGGTCAGGCATGCCGGCGCGGTTGGCCTTGATGTCCAGCAACAGGCGATTGAACCAGTGCTTGAGGTGTTCGGCCGGCAGGCAAGTCAGCGCTTGCTCCAACAGCTCTTCATTGATTGCGCCCCAGAACACAAAGGGCGACTGAATCCCCCACTTGTCGGTAAATCGGCTGCGGATGGTGTCGGCATAACGACCGTCGTCCAGTTCCACCATGCAGGCCGCGAACAACTCGGCCCGACGCGCCTGGAAATCTTCATGGAGCAAATCCGCCGGCCCACGCTGGAACGGATTGAAAAACGCGCCCGGCAACGGCGCAAAAACCGCCGGCCAGCACAGCAGGCCGAACAGCGAGTTGATCAGGCTGTTCTCGACGTAATGCACCGGGCCTGTGTCTTCATGAAGATGCGCCTGCACGTGATATTCCACCGACAACGCCGGATCGACCCGTGGCAGGTGCAGATCCAGGCGTTCCACCGGTCTTGGTGCAACACGTTTAAGCGGAGGCCCGCCGAGTTTGCGCCGAAGGCGCGGAAGCGCCCGTTGTAGGCCTTGCTGTTCGGCGGCGCTTTCCGGCGCCTGTTCGGCCAGCGTGCCCAGTTCCAGCGCCAGGGCATACTCACCACAGCGCTCCAGCACACGAATCATCCGCAACCGCGCCCCGGGATAGGCGCAGTCACGATAAAAACTCAGGGCCAGGGCAAATTCCGCGATGCGTTCGCAGTGCTGGCCGATCTGGAACAGCAGCTTGCCGAGCCGACGTTGCAGCCACGGGTTGTCGAACTGCAAAGCGCTCAGCTCTTCGGCAATCGGCTCCAGCGCCTCGCCCGCTTCGAAACGCTGCTGACAGTCGTGCAGGAACAGGCAGGCATCCACGTCGGCACGGCTGCGCAGGACCCGGGAATCGGCGCTGAATTCGACTTTTTCGTAGGTGAATATCCCGAGATCGGCGAGGACGAATTCCGACCAGTCCTGATACAGGTTGCCGAAGAACATCAGGCGAAACCGGTCGCACAGGTCCATCAGCGTCAGGCTGAACAGTCGATCTGCAATCGCCGGGCACCAGTCCTGCCAGTGGCGTGATTCGGGAAACTGTTCATGCAGGACCGGCAGCCAGTCGACTTTCCGTCCCTTGGGTTCGTCAATGGCCGGGCCGAATGCTTGCAGGACTTCGGCTTTCAGCAACAGATCGAACAACTCCGGCATCGATAGCAGCGCCTGCTCATCCAGCCAGCCGTGATCGAGCAACGGCTGCGCGGCCAGAGCGATGTCGCCGATCTCCGAATAATTGAGCTTGCCCGCTCGAAAATGCACACCCTTGCGCATCACCATCCGCACCAGCAAACCCTGGGACCCACGAGGCAGTGCGTTGAAGTCGCGGATGAAGGCGTGTTCCGTCTCGTTCATCACGTCGGCATAACGAAGCTCAAGCCAGTCAAGCACTTGGCGGAAGTTGTTGAGGTAATAGAACGGATCGTCGAGGGGGCTGGAAGTCACGGTGATAGAGGGCCATGGCGAACAAGTACTGGTTATGCGTACAGATACCAGTTCAGCCCCTCCGGGTGCAAACGGAAAAGGATCAGTGGCATCCGTGATTGAGGTTTTTTCGCCAGTCCATCGAACTTTTACGGGCTATTCGGCACCAACCGCGTTAGAAGACCGGGATCGGTCAAATTGAATGAGGAACGCTGCTTATGAATTTCAAGACATTGGGCATGCCGTTGGCGGCTGTGGCGTTGTTGGCATTGGCTGGCTGCTCGACGCCGACAGTTGTTACGTTGCAGAACGGCACGCAGTACTTGACCAAGGACATGCCAAAGACCAAGTCCGAAGATGGTTTTTATGAGTTCCGGGACATTTCCGGCGCGAAGATCCGCGTTAAGTCCGACGAAGTGGCTACGGTGCGCAAGGAAGATTGATTCGATAGCGGAGCTGCCTGTGTGGCAGCTCCATGTACACAGTGGTTATTGCGGAAGGGTCATGCCCGGAATGCTGTTGTCGCAACTGAAGTAATGTTCACCTCGACGAGCCAGTTCCGCTTGCAATCGCTGGCAACGTTCCCGTTCCTGTTGGGCCATGCGGTCGATGCTGAGGTTGCCGGTAGTTTCCGGCTGTTTACCGTCACCCAGACGTATTGTCACGAACGGTTGTTCCGGCTGGATCTGAAAGCGGCTTTTTTCTTCGACCGGCTCGGTGGTGTCGGTGGGTGCCGGTTTCGGCAATTCATCGGTACTGACGCCGTAGCGGCTCAGAATCGAGCTGTGAGGCAAGTCGGCCCAGGTATTGGCCGAAAGCAGCGCCAACCCGACGATACCGATATACCCCTTGAAACCTTTCACGTTTGAATCTCCTGTACTCAATGGCGGCTTGCCTATACATGACGACTGCACAGTCATTGGCTTTAGTCCGCATTTCCTGTTTGTGCAGGGGTTTGAGTCAGGTAGTGGCCAGTGAGTCACTTTTGATGTGGAGAGGGAACGAATTCCCCCTCCACCGTCACCCTCAGGCGATCACGATGCCATCGGCACTGAGACTGCTCAGCGAAACCCCGACCAGCGTCACCGAATCACCGCCAAATTTCAGCACCGTGTCCTGCCCGACCGAGGTGGCATGGGCGCGGAAGTCATCGCCCGGCAACACGCCCTGCACGCCGAGAAACACCAGTTTGTCGTTGCCGGTGAATCCCAGCACCCGGTCCTGACCGAACGCGCCGTTGAACAGGAACGTATCCGCCCCGCCGCCCGACTCCATCAGGTCATTGCCGGCGCCGCCGACGAATACGTCGTTGCCCACGCCACCGATCAGGTGATCGTTGCCGTCCAGGCCGAACAGCCAGTCACCGCTGGCGTGCGCCTTGAGGGTGTCGACGCCGCTGGTGCCTTTCACGCTCGATTCGTACTGGGTGACGTTATTGCCGACCTTCAGGCCAGCCGCTGTGACACTGTGGGTCACGTCATCCTTGAACAGGCCCCAGAGGAAGCCCGGCTCTTTGGTGACGATGCTGCCGATGTCGCGGGTGATGCTGATCCCGCCATTGGCATCGCGGACATACAGGTTGCCGGCGCCGTCGTTGGCGAAGTCGAACTTGTTCACTGACTGCTGCAAGTCCAGTGTGTTGTTGCCGGCGCCGCCGAGAATGACGTTGTAGCCGCCGCTGTCACGGAACGTGTCGTTGCCGGCGCGTCCTTCGAGGTAATCATTGCCGCTGCCGCCCTGGATCAGGTCGTTGGCGTCGCTGCCGATGATGAAGGTGCTGCCCTTGTGGGTTTCGGCGTTGCGGTTGAGGTCCTGCACCCAGGTGTTGGCCCGCGCCGGGTCCGACAGGTTGGCGACGATGATCGTCGAGTCACGGCTGGTGAGGTCGTAGAACTTCGACTCGATCACGCGGTTCATGCCGTCGCCGTAAGCGGTCGGCAGGTGCGAGATCCAGGTCGGGACGTTGACGATCGAGAACGGCAGCACGTTCCACACGTTGGAGGCGTAGTGGTCGTTGAAGCTAACGATGTTGTCGGTCGCCGACACTTTCGACGCGTCGTGTACGCCGACCGAGGCGGCGGTAAAGGTCGAACCGTCGAGCGCGCGGAAGACCGGATCGTTTTCATAGCCGACGTTGATCACTTTGTCGGTGCTGCTCTGGGTCGGCGAGGCGTAGGCTATGTAGTTGGAGTCCTGGAAGAACCCGCCCCACTTGCTGCTGCTCAGGTCCGCCATGCTGTTGACCGCCAACCCGCCGAGGCTGTGGCCGCTGACCAGCACGTCCTTACCGGTGAGGCCGTTGGCCTTGGCGAAGGCCAC
The sequence above is a segment of the Pseudomonas sp. HS6 genome. Coding sequences within it:
- a CDS encoding VRR-NUC domain-containing protein; its protein translation is MTSSPLDDPFYYLNNFRQVLDWLELRYADVMNETEHAFIRDFNALPRGSQGLLVRMVMRKGVHFRAGKLNYSEIGDIALAAQPLLDHGWLDEQALLSMPELFDLLLKAEVLQAFGPAIDEPKGRKVDWLPVLHEQFPESRHWQDWCPAIADRLFSLTLMDLCDRFRLMFFGNLYQDWSEFVLADLGIFTYEKVEFSADSRVLRSRADVDACLFLHDCQQRFEAGEALEPIAEELSALQFDNPWLQRRLGKLLFQIGQHCERIAEFALALSFYRDCAYPGARLRMIRVLERCGEYALALELGTLAEQAPESAAEQQGLQRALPRLRRKLGGPPLKRVAPRPVERLDLHLPRVDPALSVEYHVQAHLHEDTGPVHYVENSLINSLFGLLCWPAVFAPLPGAFFNPFQRGPADLLHEDFQARRAELFAACMVELDDGRYADTIRSRFTDKWGIQSPFVFWGAINEELLEQALTCLPAEHLKHWFNRLLLDIKANRAGMPDLIQFWPQHKTYRMIEVKGPGDRLQDNQLRWLEFCHTHQMPVAVCYVQWAEQGA
- a CDS encoding YgdI/YgdR family lipoprotein, producing the protein MNFKTLGMPLAAVALLALAGCSTPTVVTLQNGTQYLTKDMPKTKSEDGFYEFRDISGAKIRVKSDEVATVRKED
- a CDS encoding ATP-dependent DNA helicase, whose product is MSYSIAVRALCEFTAKCGDLDLRFTPSPTALEGIAGHRTVASRRNDDYQSEVALEGEFRTLKVKGRADGYDPTQNCLEEVKTYRGDLSKQPANHRALHWAQAKIYGWLMCCRLQLEQINLALVYFDIVSEKETCLVEAFSAETLREFFEQQCGLFLAWAEQEMAHREARNHAAQQLSFPHADFRPGQRHLAESVFKAVSTGRCLMAQAPTGIGKTLGTLFPMLKALAPQQLDKVYFLTAKTPGRKLALDAAQVLFDRSATLPLRVLEMVARDKACEHPDKACHGESCPLAQGFYDRLPAAREAASRLQLMDQAALRDVAAQHSVCPYYLSQEMARWADVVVADYNYYFDFSALLFGLAQLNQWKVAVLVDEAHNLVERGRQMYSATLDQAIFNGVRKTAPEALKKPLQRVNREWNALHNAQLAPYQAYDKAPEKLLQAITSCTASIGDYLNDHPQGLDSSLQNVYFEMLQFGRVAELFDAHYLFDISKRDLDRKRPLSQLCLRNVVPAALLGPRLKAARSTVLFSATLSPRHYYADLLGTPADTVWIDVESPFSAEQLQVRIISQISTRFTHRQASLEPIVELIARQFGERPGNYLAFFSSFDYLQQVAQLLAERHPQITRWQQSRGMAEGQRQAFLDQFTAHSQGIGFAVLGGAFGEGIDLPGARLIGAFVATLGLAQLNPVNEQMKRRMAAIFGAGYDYTYLFPGVQKVVQAAGRVIRTQQDRGVVMLIDDRFAESRIKQLLPRWWQLDHADAAFQSAGLTHTPVIENLL
- a CDS encoding polyurethanase: MGVYDYKNFSSADSKALFSDAMAITLYSYHNLDNGFAVGYQHNGFGLGLPATLVAALIGGTDSQGVIPGVPWNPDSEKLALDAVKKAGWTPITASQLGYEGKTDVRGTFFGEKAGYTSAQVEVLGKYDAQGHLTEIGIAFRGTSGPREILIGDSIADAINDLLAAFGPKDYAKNYVGEAFGNLMNDVVAFAKANGLTGKDVLVSGHSLGGLAVNSMADLSSSKWGGFFQDSNYIAYASPTQSSTDKVINVGYENDPVFRALDGSTFTAASVGVHDASKVSATDNIVSFNDHYASNVWNVLPFSIVNVPTWISHLPTAYGDGMNRVIESKFYDLTSRDSTIIVANLSDPARANTWVQDLNRNAETHKGSTFIIGSDANDLIQGGSGNDYLEGRAGNDTFRDSGGYNVILGGAGNNTLDLQQSVNKFDFANDGAGNLYVRDANGGISITRDIGSIVTKEPGFLWGLFKDDVTHSVTAAGLKVGNNVTQYESSVKGTSGVDTLKAHASGDWLFGLDGNDHLIGGVGNDVFVGGAGNDLMESGGGADTFLFNGAFGQDRVLGFTGNDKLVFLGVQGVLPGDDFRAHATSVGQDTVLKFGGDSVTLVGVSLSSLSADGIVIA